The proteins below are encoded in one region of Vulpes lagopus strain Blue_001 chromosome 10, ASM1834538v1, whole genome shotgun sequence:
- the POM121L2 gene encoding LOW QUALITY PROTEIN: POM121-like protein 2 (The sequence of the model RefSeq protein was modified relative to this genomic sequence to represent the inferred CDS: inserted 1 base in 1 codon; deleted 2 bases in 2 codons; substituted 2 bases at 2 genomic stop codons): MSEEGRRKKMDEGERNETIFILEKLSAILGLKVGEDASAHSGEQRGPAVTQSEPSSPASLTHSELVLPAEDRPWGRKRRGSRKGEARETSARSLNSVSRVAGCSEPRVCSPALRTPSAASTHPAGLGPHGSPRLWGTCELTHPCRGRTPGPLSGRGQSWRPVGNSTAAPGRRGASGRTVPDGAVGTQRGRALAPGGSPPPPPPPPRAHRPERRAEASEPRSELLELRRPLSPVPMGLPSAPRPAHFPCAGIRFNRQRNKARSDSVTGQAGVPAVVPEVRTGETGRPPNRRPAQPLQQVHRVRQVRRACPALRHRPGRKPPNCDPXSPTAWVANESCRRFPMERAHNSIVGPLPSDWWESYLQRTIWSLRHPGAVCSPVTIKIAPPKPKVLLFSPPAEVRDSAGSSPSEKPPDPSAKETVLRALRDCKKGRARLEEPPRPRGLPGKGRSPEARPSTFKPLMKNGVLTSFVPTPGALKRSLDSWSSDHSLNKRPSCSSMNSLASTRTGGGPLGSRRNAIASSYSSSRAFSESWKKSVPSASLQPPERPVKKKGKGHHSHSLVPMYSDQFPAASGEPSLQTPQLFSSPGDLLSQTSPAQLGDADPEGDLALRKKGRLQWSNPAREEMPEGTTHSGSDTWSAAQPSLSLPMPPAGTAPTQGTNPQMESLADRQEPPGEDVSVAHSPLEVWRLLSLHGFPCTKSGSLLGTSSDSHPTATFILLTPVSPTCPVTDATWPSSPSPRTPMPPPTLPVQSTLFGVSSPAPHFPASSCPAATSAGPTTSPVWGPPPYSEIRCSLYSSISVVSAASSTPAVFAPTFKPIFGGLGPLKTLPRIAHFSFKQTSPPAPPTSTHLLHSLVKTTSVVMATTPASTSKDSCFTQPLDFGVMNVTSTMDSTYSIPSTCHTLLLGAACAFRASFSPDTSFIFPPQQRATIPTVHTVTIFSQVLTSAVQISPNKSTANFRGVGDPLSASALVTTNQPSLSSSISNPTSAFAVSLGSGSRPSFPLSPGATSQPAFRATGGQKPGALQPALGPSFSSSFIFGNSAVVSPTSTLTPAQPAFSSTTQSPSGGLTPSASTFHIPASILPNLGSTLAGFPFRQPSTTDIGVVNQTHQNGACGSVFGSTAPRPFAFGGWXPLLVTPMDCGISAPDMSSNSEAFSIGAVPSGTTSTITPFXKGCSQNTQGLTSQNTPFVVGRASISARKTMSGGPCMAPFAQSMPVPGPIQTNSSLGFGMPSPLAQGSPGRGPFRSSASSFSIGAKSKPPKNREQGHSQRHHAHKK; encoded by the exons ATGAGCGAGGAAGGACGAAGGAAAAAGATGGACGAGggggaaagaaatgaaaccattttCATATTGGAAAAACTAAGTGCGATCCTGGGATTGAAGGTTGGCGAGGACGCGTCTGCTCACAGCGGGGAGCAGCGGGGTCCAGCTGTCACCCAGTCGGAGCCATCCTCTCCTGCGAGTTTGACC CATTCGGAGCTCGTCCTCCCGGCGGAGGATCGGCCCTGGGGACGAAAACGTAGAGGCAGCAGGAAAGGAGAAGCGAGGGAAACGTCAGCTCGATCCCTGAATTCGGTGTCCAGGGTTGCAGGCTGCTCGGAGCCCCGGGTCTGTTCTCCAGCCCTGCGCACCCCGAGCGCCGCCAGCACCCACCCTGCGGGGCTGGGACCTCACGGCTCACCCCGACTCTGGGGAACCTGCGAGCTGACCCATCCGTGCCGGGGCCGCACGCCCGGACCCCTGAGCGGCCGCGGTCAGAGCTGGAGACCCGTCGGCAACTCGACTGCAGCTCCGGGACGGCGCGGGGCCTCGGGCCGCACAGTCCCTGACGGCGCTGTGGGCACCCAGCGAGGCCGCGCGCTCGCTCCTGGcgggtccccgccgccgccgccgccgccgccgagagCGCACAGGCCTGAGCGCCGCGCTGAAGCCTCAGAACCGCGCAGCGAGCTGCTGGAGCTGCGGCGGCCACTGTCCCCTGTCCCCATGGGGCTGCCGAGCGCCCCGAGACCCGCGCACTTTCCTTGCGCCGGGATCCGGTTCAACCGTCAGCGGAACAAGGCGCGCTCCGACTCCG TTACTGGGCAAGCTGGGGTCCCCGCCGTCGTCCCAGAGGTGCGCACGGGCGAGACCGGGAGGCCGCCGAACCGCCGACCGGCTCAGCCGCTTCAACAGGTCCACCGGGTTCGGCAAGTCCGTCGCGCCTGCCCTGCCCTGCGGCACAGACCTGGGAGGAAGCCGCCAAACTGCGACC CCAGTCCCACCGCGTGGGTGGCCAATGAGTCTTGCAGGCGCTTTCCCATGGAGAGAGCCCACAATTCCATTGTGGGGCCCCTTCCCTCGGACTGGTGGGAGAGCTACCTCCAGCGGACTATCTGGTCTCTGCGGCACCCCGGGGCCGTGTGCAGCCCGGTGACCATCAAGATAGCACCTCCCAAGCCGAAAGTGCTTCTCTTCAGCCCTCCAGCAGAGGTGAGGGACTCCGCAGGGTCCTCACCCTCGGAGAAGCCCCCAGACCCAAGTGCCAAGGAGACAGTGCTGAGGGCCCTCAGAGACTGCAAGAAAGGGAGGGCGAGGTTGGAAGAACCACCGCGTCCCCGGGGCTTGCCAGGTAAGGGAAGGAGT CCCGAGGCCAGACCATCCACATTTAAGCCCCTGATGAAAAATGGAGTCCTCACTTCTTTTGTGCCCACGCCTGGGGCTCTGAAGAGAAGCCTCGACTCCTGGAGCTCAGATCACAGCTTGAACAAGAGGCCCAGTTGCTCCTCCATGAACTCCTTGGCCAGCACACGCACAGGTGGCGGCCCCCTCGGCTCCAGGAGAAATGCTATCGCAAGTTCCTACAGCTCTTCTAGAGCTTTCTCTGAGTCTTGGAAGAAAAGTGTTCCCAGTGCCTCCCTGCAGCCACCAGAAAGGCCTGTAAAAAAGAAGGGCAAGGGTCATCATTCTCACTCTCTGGTCCCGATGTACTCAGACCAGTTCCCAGCAGCATCTGGGGAACCAAGTCTGCAGACGCCTCAGCTTTTCTCTAGCCCTGGGGATCTGCTGTCACAGACCTCACCTGCCCAGCTAGGGGATGCAGACCCTGAAGGGGACTTGGCCTTACGGAAAAAAGGTAGACTCCAGTGGAGCAATCCAGCCAGAGAGGAGATGCCCGAGGGCACCACCCACTCTGGCTCTGACACTTGGTCTGCTGCTCAGCCTTCGCTGTCTCTTCCCATGCCTCCTGCAGGCACAGCTCCAACCCAGGGCACAAATCCACAGATGGAAAGCTTAGCAGACAGGCAGGAGCCTCCTGGGGAGGATGTCAGTGTAGCCCATTCACCTCTGGAGGTCTGGAGACTGCTGTCTTTACATGGTTTCCCCTGCACGaagtcagggtccctgctgggCACTTCTTCAGACTCACATCCCACAGCCACATTCATCTTGCTGACCCCAGTTTCTCCCACCTGTCCAGTCACTGATGCCACATGGCCCTCATCTCCCTCTCCTAGGACTCCCATGCCCCCCCCAACACTTCCTGTGCAAAGTACTTTGTTTGGAGTGAGTAGCCCAGCTCCCCATTTTCCTGCATCTTCATGTCCTGCTGCAACTTCTGCTGGCCCCACAACGAGCCCTGTTTGGGGGCCCCCACCCTACAGTGAGATCAGATGCTCCTTATATTCCAGCATTTCTGTGGTGTCTGCAGCATCTTCAACTCCAGCTGTCTTCGCTCCCACCTTCAAGCCTATCTTTGGTGGCCTAGGACCTCTGAAAACTTTGCCCAGGATAGCTCACTTCTCTTTCAAGCAAacctctcctccagctcctcccacTTCTACCCATCTGCTGCATAGCCTGGTCAAGACGACTTCTGTAGTCATGGCCACCACCCCAGCCAGCACATCCAAAGACTCTTGTTTCACACAGCCTTTGGATTTTGGTGTCATGAATGTTACCAGTACCATGGACAGCACTTACTCCATCCCTTCTACTTGCCACACTTTACTTCTTGGGGCTGCCTGTGCCTTCAGAGCCAGCTTCTCTCCAGACACAAGCTTCATCTTCCCACCACAGCAGCGTGCTACCATTCCCACTGTACACACAGTCACCATCTTTAGCCAGGTTCTTACCAGTGCTGTCCAGATATCCCCAAATAAAAGCACTGCCAATTTTCGGGGTGTGGGTGATCCTCTTTCAGCCTCAGCCCTGGTCACCACAAACCAGCCCTCATTATCATCCAGCATCTCCAATCCAACCTCAGCATTTGCAGTTTCCTTGGGGTCAGGCTCGAGGCCATCCTTCCCACTCTCCCCAGGAGCCACCTCCCAGCCAGCATTCAGGGCTACAGGTGGGCAGAAGCCAGGAGCCCTCCAACCAGCCCTGGGCCCAAGCTTCAGTAGCTCTTTCATTTTTGGAAACTCTGCAGTGGTGTCCCCAACCTCAACCCTAACTCCAGCTCAGCCAGCCTTCAGCAGTACCACGCAGTCACCCAGTGGGGGTTTGACACCCTCAGCCTCCACCTTTCACATCCCTGCCAGCATCTTGCCTAATTTGGGCAGTACTCTAGCAGGTTTTCCCTTTCGTCAACCTAGTACAACTGATATTGGAGTTGTCAACCAGACCCACCAGAATGGGGCTTGTGGTTCAGTGTTTGGCAGCACAGCCCCACGACCTTTTGCCTTTGGGGGA TGGTGACCCCTATTGGTGACCCCTATGGACTGTGGGATCAGTGCCCCAGACATGAGCTCCAACTCTGAAGCATTCAGCATTGGAGCAGTGCCAAGTGGGACAACTAGCACCATCACACCCTTTTGAAAAGGCTGTAGCCAGAACACCCAAGGCCTGACCAGCCAGAACACACCTTTTGTCGTGGGGAGGGCCAGCATTTCTGCAAGAAAGACTATGTCTGGGGGCCCCTGCATGGCCCCCTTTGCTCAGAGCATGCCTGTCCCTGGGCCAATACAGACTAACAGTAGCCTTGGCTTTGGGATGCCCTCTCCACTTGCTCAGGGTTCTCCTGGGAGAGGACCTTTCAGATCATCAGCCTCTTCATTTTCCATTGGTGCAAAATCAAAACCCCCAAAGAATCGGGAGCAAGGGCATTCCCAAAGGCATCATGCACACAAGAAATAA